A stretch of DNA from Halopiger xanaduensis SH-6:
TGAAGTCGAGCGATTACGCCTCGAGATCGATCGGAAGCGCACGTTCGTGGAGCCGATACTGCGGCGGATCGAATGCGGTCGCGAGCGCGTGCACCGTCACGCCGGCGTTGCGTACCTGTGCGAATAGCTCGGCGAAGTCAGGGTCGACCTCGCGGTACGGCCGGAATCGATCGACGTCGGGCCGTTGCACCACGAATACGACGTGTGCCTCGTGCCCGTCGTCGACGAGACCGGCGAGACTGCGGAGGTGTCGACGGCCGCGTTCGGTCTGTCGATCGGGAAACTTCGCAATCCCGTTATCGACGTGCGTACAGGACTTGACCTCGACGTACGCGGGTGAATCGGACCGGTCGTGGAGGAGAAAGTCGGCCCGACCGTGGTCGGGGAGTTGCGGTTCCCGCTTGCGAAACGCGTACTCCTCGAAGGCGGGGAGCGCGTCGGCCGCCAGTAGTTGTTCGAAGAGGTCGTTCGCGAGCGCCGCGCGGACGCTCACGTACGTCCCGTCGACGTCGATCGCGATCGCGTCGTAGTCGGTCGATCTGTCGGGGTCGTCGACGGGCGAACAGAGGATCTCACGTCCTGGCTCGAGGATGCCCTCGAGTGCGCCGGGATCGCCTAAGAACACCCGTTCGGGCTCCTCGTCGAACCGAACGCGAACGACGAATCGGTTCGGCCGGTCCACGATCCGCCCCGCCGTGAGTTCGTCATCGAACGTGAACAGTTCCATGCTGAGGTAGACGAGCGATTCGACGCCAGCAATACGAATACGTCGATATTTGAGCAGATCGACTCGAGAGCGACAAATTGCCGCTGCTACGGCAGGAAGGAATTACCGGAGAAGCGTCGTCCCGTCATAGCTTTACCTTGTGTCCAGAAGCACTTAAAGGACGAACGGAAGCGTGGTGCTCGAGTCGATCGGAGAACCCGCCTAGTTGCGTTCTGGTAACAGCGATGGAATCGGATCGAAGGCACCGTCGCGAGACGGGGGCAGAACACTCGCGGGGTGGTGCCTCTGACACAGGGGGATGGGGAGTGACGGCCGAGTGAATCCCCGCGAGTGTATTGAAATGTAGGATATCTATTCAGAAGAGACTGCGGCCAAATAGTGTTGGACCCAACTGTTGAATTATGCTGAACGGCGAGCGGACGATGGTTCGAGAAAAGGAACGTCTACGTCGTGACCGGCGACGTGCGCGTTTAGTTTCGCTGCAGCGGGTGACTCCCGCACTGCAGTAGCATCGTAACCCGCGCTATCGAAGGCCTCTGTGATCCAGCGTTTTCCCCGGAGCTGGAATTTCTGGTGGTACTCCTCAGCAACATGAAAGTCCTCGAGCGCTTCGAACCGCGTCTCGATCGTCTCTCGGTCGAACTCGGAGTCGGCCAAATACGATCGAAGCTGGGCCCGTTGGTCGGCCGTCTCGGTAAAGACGATGCGCTGATACTGGCGCTTCTTCGGCTGTTTGTACGGATGGTGCTCCGCGAACGCCCACTCGAGGAGGTTGCCGAACGACAGCTGATCGGGATCGTACTCGAGTTGGACGACCTCCGTGTGATCGCCGATGACATCGTAGGAGGGATCGGGTTTCGTCCCGCCGGCGTAGCCGACCCGCGTTCGAACAACGCCGTCCAGTGCGCCAGCCGCTGCGTCGGGTCCCCAGAAGCAACCGAGGCCGAAGGTCGCCGTTTCACTGGCATCCGGTACCTTTGCATCGAATTCTTCGATAACTGTTGGTGTGAGCATGGCAGTAACGGGTGACCGTGTTCGATACCGCCGTTCCGGGCTGTACGTAGTTAACCCTGTCTCCGCCGCCCGTCGTGTCCGCGCTCGATGGGAGCGAGTCGCTCGACGTTTTGTTCTGCACAACGGACTCGTAGTCCATCTACACTGGCAATGCGGTGCCCCCGTTTGCGGCGTTACTGAATTTCGTGGGTGAGTTCTGCAAAAACGTCGCCGTGTTTCTGGACGTCGACCAGTTTCAGGGACGGGCTGGTGATCCTGCGCGGCAGTAGTGGCGCACCCGAACCGAGCGTGACGGGTGCAACGCTGAGAAGGATTTCGTCGAGCAGTCCGTGATCGTGGAACTGCCCGACGAGGTCACCCCGGCTTATAATTCTCTTTAGACTTCAACAAAGCCGTCGACCCTACTGGCGTTCGAACGTCTGCCGGACAGCCTCGTGATCATCGAAGGCCGATAGTGCCAACCCGAGTTTGATTCGTGCCTTCCACGGGGGAAGCTCGCCGGCTGGAATCGTCCCGTGATCACGGAGCGTTTGGCTGCCACCGGGCCCGCCGTATCGCGCACCGACAGCGCCGTCGTAACAGCGCGTCGCGACGACGACCGGAATTCCGTCAGCAACCGTATCGGCGACAGCATCGCCGAGTTCGGGGGTTGTGTTCCCGATACCGCTCGCAGCCAGGACGATTCCGTCAACGCCGTCAGTAACGGCACGCTCGAGTTGTCGGCTATCGACGCCCAAGCCGCTGGTGACCACCTCGACTCGGGCCGTCGTCTCGAGGGCGGGTATCGATACCGACTCGCTGCGGGGCTCGCGTCGCAGCGCCAGTCCGTCGGCCGTGATTTCAGCGACCGGCCCCGCGTCGGGTGAGGCGTAGGCTTCCGGCCGGCCCGCCCGCGCTTTCGTCACCCATCTGGCCGCGTGGACGAGATTCCCAAAGGCGATGTAAACGCCGTCCTCGAAGCGGTCGTCAGCTGCGACTCGAACCGCCTGCAGCAGATTCGCAGGCCCGTCCGCCCCCGGATGATCTGCGGGTCGTTGCGCTCCCGTAAACACGACCGGGATCTCGGCGTCGATCGCTAGATCGAGGTAGTACGCCGACTCCTCCATCGTATCGGTGCCGTGAGTGATGACGACGCCGTCGACTCCGTCATCCGCTGCACGCTCGACGGCGCGCGCCATCGACGCGACGTCCGCAAACGAGAGATGGAAGCTGAGTTCGTCGCAGACGGATTCGACGTCGACAGTCGCCACGTCCTCGAGTTCGGGAACTGCCCCGACGAGGTCGGCGCCGTCCTCGGACGGCGTCGCCCCGTCCGGACCGTCCGTTGAGGCGATCGTTCCGCCGGTGCTCAGGACGCGAATCTGTGGGGGAGACATGCGTCGCTATTCCGGTCGGAGCCACTTCGATGTTGCCTGTCGGTAGTAGCGCGGTTCCAGTACGCGAAGAACCGATCGCAACGGACTGCAGAATCCAGAATCGAACGGCGGCGCCCGTCACTCTATTTCTAACTGACCACTCCCTGCGTCCGTCTCGTCGCC
This window harbors:
- the sfsA gene encoding DNA/RNA nuclease SfsA, giving the protein MELFTFDDELTAGRIVDRPNRFVVRVRFDEEPERVFLGDPGALEGILEPGREILCSPVDDPDRSTDYDAIAIDVDGTYVSVRAALANDLFEQLLAADALPAFEEYAFRKREPQLPDHGRADFLLHDRSDSPAYVEVKSCTHVDNGIAKFPDRQTERGRRHLRSLAGLVDDGHEAHVVFVVQRPDVDRFRPYREVDPDFAELFAQVRNAGVTVHALATAFDPPQYRLHERALPIDLEA
- a CDS encoding peptide-methionine (S)-S-oxide reductase, which translates into the protein MLTPTVIEEFDAKVPDASETATFGLGCFWGPDAAAGALDGVVRTRVGYAGGTKPDPSYDVIGDHTEVVQLEYDPDQLSFGNLLEWAFAEHHPYKQPKKRQYQRIVFTETADQRAQLRSYLADSEFDRETIETRFEALEDFHVAEEYHQKFQLRGKRWITEAFDSAGYDATAVRESPAAAKLNAHVAGHDVDVPFLEPSSARRSA
- a CDS encoding dihydrofolate reductase family protein produces the protein MISRGDLVGQFHDHGLLDEILLSVAPVTLGSGAPLLPRRITSPSLKLVDVQKHGDVFAELTHEIQ
- a CDS encoding asparaginase translates to MSPPQIRVLSTGGTIASTDGPDGATPSEDGADLVGAVPELEDVATVDVESVCDELSFHLSFADVASMARAVERAADDGVDGVVITHGTDTMEESAYYLDLAIDAEIPVVFTGAQRPADHPGADGPANLLQAVRVAADDRFEDGVYIAFGNLVHAARWVTKARAGRPEAYASPDAGPVAEITADGLALRREPRSESVSIPALETTARVEVVTSGLGVDSRQLERAVTDGVDGIVLAASGIGNTTPELGDAVADTVADGIPVVVATRCYDGAVGARYGGPGGSQTLRDHGTIPAGELPPWKARIKLGLALSAFDDHEAVRQTFERQ